From one Fimbriimonadaceae bacterium genomic stretch:
- a CDS encoding N-acetylmuramoyl-L-alanine amidase has translation MNAFSLLPVIAALAGIQQGPAVMPDPWVAPGFAKIIWVQSPNWGMRPPNTVVDTVVVHHTANDSLEGTTKWFFTPDSQVSAHYTIGKDGSIVQHVSTFLRAWHAGASIDSQGRANVNDFSIGIELVNVGDGNHPYPQPQLDALRYLIGSLRHRFPLKYITSHKFIAQPPGRKPDPINFPWATLEGLGLKIDP, from the coding sequence GTGAACGCGTTCAGTTTGCTTCCGGTCATCGCGGCCCTTGCTGGGATTCAGCAAGGGCCGGCCGTCATGCCCGATCCGTGGGTGGCGCCCGGCTTTGCGAAGATCATTTGGGTCCAATCGCCGAACTGGGGAATGCGCCCACCCAACACCGTGGTGGACACGGTCGTGGTGCACCACACCGCCAATGACTCGTTGGAGGGGACGACCAAGTGGTTCTTCACGCCGGACAGCCAGGTGAGCGCGCACTACACGATCGGCAAGGACGGGTCCATCGTTCAGCACGTGTCCACGTTCTTGCGCGCGTGGCACGCGGGCGCGAGCATCGATTCGCAGGGGCGGGCGAACGTCAACGACTTCTCGATCGGGATCGAGCTGGTGAACGTGGGCGACGGGAACCACCCGTACCCGCAGCCGCAGCTCGACGCGCTCCGCTACCTCATCGGCAGCCTGCGCCACCGCTTTCCACTGAAGTACATCACGAGCCACAAGTTCATCGCCCAACCGCCAGGCCGTAAGCCCGACCCGATCAACTTTCCGTGGGCCACTCTCGAAGGCCTAGGACTCAAAATCGACCCCTAA
- a CDS encoding homoserine dehydrogenase, whose translation MKEVRVGLMGCGVVGSALAEILCEEHAVIAASSGVRLRLGKTLVRDVAKVRHGAAERLVLTDCLDVALEDRQEIVVELIGGDDVALRAVRRSLRAGKNVVTANKVILARYGEQLAELAHRKGCSLAYEASVGSCIPVLQSLDHTLASERFSALAGILNGTCNYILTRMERDGLGYEDAVREAQKKGLAEADPAADVSGSDAACKLVILARKAFNASLRPADVPTEGIESVSARDLAFAKTFGCAIRLLATARRSAAGLELRVGPHLVPFDHPFATVRNESNAMQLDGDSVGRLFFAGPGAGAKPTARAVLGDILSIATGERDCVPGRRSLDLERPLFRPAADAENRYYLRLSFDDQPHVLAGATRILDACGVEVHRVEALGAGHGDIVFLTHSTTRGRIQSALARLKRLRFLSEAARAFPVYDDQGDPS comes from the coding sequence GTGAAGGAAGTTCGAGTCGGATTGATGGGATGTGGGGTTGTGGGCTCGGCCCTGGCGGAGATTCTGTGCGAGGAGCACGCGGTGATCGCGGCCTCTTCCGGCGTTCGCCTGCGGCTGGGCAAGACGTTGGTGCGGGACGTGGCCAAGGTGCGGCACGGGGCTGCGGAGCGGCTGGTGCTCACGGATTGCCTCGACGTCGCGCTGGAAGATCGCCAGGAGATCGTGGTGGAGCTGATCGGCGGCGACGACGTCGCGTTGCGCGCCGTTCGGAGAAGCCTCCGAGCGGGGAAGAACGTGGTGACCGCGAACAAGGTGATCCTTGCGCGCTATGGGGAACAGTTGGCGGAGCTGGCGCACCGCAAGGGGTGCTCGCTGGCATACGAGGCCAGCGTCGGCTCCTGCATTCCCGTGCTCCAATCGCTGGACCACACACTGGCTTCGGAGCGCTTCTCGGCACTCGCCGGGATCCTCAACGGCACGTGCAACTACATCCTCACCCGCATGGAGAGGGACGGGCTCGGGTACGAGGACGCGGTTCGGGAGGCCCAGAAGAAGGGGCTTGCCGAGGCCGATCCGGCGGCCGACGTCTCGGGCTCCGACGCGGCTTGCAAGCTGGTGATTCTCGCGCGGAAGGCGTTCAACGCCTCGCTCAGACCCGCCGACGTGCCGACGGAGGGAATCGAGAGCGTCTCCGCCCGGGACCTGGCGTTCGCCAAGACGTTCGGCTGCGCGATCCGGCTCCTGGCCACCGCGCGCCGCTCCGCCGCAGGCCTGGAGCTTCGCGTCGGCCCCCACCTCGTGCCGTTCGACCACCCGTTCGCCACGGTGCGCAACGAGTCCAACGCGATGCAGCTCGACGGCGACTCCGTGGGACGCCTGTTCTTCGCGGGACCGGGTGCGGGCGCCAAACCCACCGCACGTGCCGTGCTGGGCGACATCCTCAGCATCGCGACGGGCGAGCGGGACTGTGTCCCCGGCCGAAGGTCTCTGGACCTGGAGCGGCCCCTCTTTCGCCCAGCCGCGGACGCGGAGAACCGCTATTACCTGCGCCTCTCGTTCGACGACCAGCCGCACGTGCTGGCCGGGGCCACGCGCATCTTGGACGCCTGTGGCGTGGAGGTGCACCGAGTCGAGGCCCTGGGCGCGGGGCACGGCGACATCGTCTTTCTGACCCACTCGACCACCCGGGGACGGATCCAGTCCGCCCTCGCCCGACTCAAGAGACTGCGGTTCCTCAGCGAAGCGGCCCGCGCATTCCCCGTCTACGACGATCAAGGAGATCCATCATGA
- a CDS encoding PLP-dependent aspartate aminotransferase family protein, translating to MRPETIAIHAGSQAEGLTGAIVPPIYQTSTYQQQGIGDHKGFIYTRTGNPSRSLLEESLAAIEGAQHALCFASGMAAINTVVQSLKSGDHVLCPASVYGGTFRLLSNVYDRFGIEVSFVEMADLEAVRAALRPNTAVLWLETPTNPLLGVCDIAELAALARSKGILTVVDNTFATPIFQRPLELGVDLVVHSTTKYLGGHLDVLGGALLCNDDALFAKLKFLQNAVGAVQAPFDAWLIQRGLKTVGLRVRQQASSAHAIAEWLESHPRVRRVHYPGLASHPQHAIAAKQMSGFGGVLSFELEGVAEDAERLVASTQLFALGESLGGVRSLACIPAKQTHASMTQEARDRAGISDTLVRLAVGLEHPQDLIEDLEQALASVPSVAAVMR from the coding sequence ATGAGACCCGAAACCATCGCCATTCACGCCGGAAGCCAGGCCGAGGGCCTTACCGGCGCCATCGTTCCGCCCATCTACCAGACGTCCACGTACCAGCAGCAAGGTATCGGTGACCACAAGGGCTTCATCTACACGCGCACGGGCAACCCATCGCGCTCGTTGCTCGAGGAGAGCCTGGCCGCCATCGAAGGCGCGCAGCACGCCCTGTGCTTCGCGTCCGGCATGGCGGCGATCAACACCGTGGTCCAGTCGCTGAAGAGCGGGGACCACGTGCTGTGCCCGGCCAGCGTTTACGGCGGGACGTTCCGGCTGCTGTCGAATGTCTACGACCGCTTTGGCATCGAGGTCTCGTTCGTCGAGATGGCCGACCTGGAAGCCGTGCGGGCGGCCCTGAGGCCCAACACGGCCGTGCTCTGGCTGGAAACGCCGACGAATCCGCTTCTCGGAGTTTGCGACATTGCGGAGCTGGCCGCGCTGGCACGCTCCAAAGGGATCCTGACCGTCGTGGACAATACGTTCGCCACGCCGATCTTCCAGCGCCCGCTGGAACTGGGTGTGGACCTGGTGGTGCACTCGACCACGAAGTATCTGGGCGGACACCTCGACGTTCTCGGCGGGGCGCTGCTCTGCAACGACGACGCCCTCTTCGCCAAGTTGAAGTTCCTGCAGAACGCGGTCGGGGCGGTCCAGGCACCGTTCGACGCGTGGCTGATCCAGCGGGGCCTCAAGACGGTGGGCTTGCGCGTTCGTCAGCAGGCGTCGAGCGCCCATGCCATCGCCGAATGGTTGGAGTCGCATCCGCGCGTGAGGCGCGTGCACTACCCTGGGCTCGCGTCCCACCCGCAGCACGCCATTGCCGCCAAGCAGATGAGCGGATTCGGAGGCGTGCTCTCGTTCGAGCTCGAGGGCGTCGCGGAAGATGCGGAACGGTTGGTGGCGTCGACCCAGCTCTTCGCGTTGGGCGAGAGTCTGGGGGGCGTGCGATCGCTGGCGTGCATTCCGGCCAAGCAGACGCACGCGAGCATGACCCAGGAGGCAAGGGACCGTGCCGGGATTTCGGACACCCTGGTCCGCCTCGCGGTGGGACTCGAGCACCCGCAGGACCTCATCGAGGACCTGGAGCAGGCGCTCGCATCGGTGCCGAGCGTCGCCGCGGTGATGCGTTGA
- a CDS encoding MFS transporter, translating to MHRRVWHLGWISFFADISSEMAYPAIPLFLKNVLKAPVAAIGLVEGVAEALVSIMKGLSGIHSDRSGRRTPYLQWGYGLSALGKPMIALATVWPMVLLARVTDRLGKGIRTPARDALLADTVDASRRGEAFGIHRAMDTAGALVGVLLALALLYWMPDGYRTLFLLAAIPGAISVVLTLRLTEATPVEDPETGEPAPRPAPISVRDLPRGYWRALALAIVFALGNSSDTFLLLRAQNLGYSAAAAIGAYALYNVTYALLSRPMGLLSDRLGRWRVLGAGWLVYAGVYVGFATLGAHAVWPLFAVYGIYMGFTDGVGKALVADHAPAGSRGTALGFFYFASGFATLASSLIAGLLWDRIGAAAPFWFGAACAVVAAALIPVTRPRAMV from the coding sequence ATGCACCGGCGCGTGTGGCACTTGGGCTGGATCAGCTTCTTTGCAGACATCTCCTCCGAGATGGCTTACCCGGCGATTCCGTTGTTCCTCAAGAACGTGTTGAAGGCGCCGGTGGCCGCGATCGGGTTGGTCGAGGGCGTCGCCGAGGCCCTGGTAAGCATCATGAAGGGCTTGTCGGGAATTCACTCCGACCGTTCGGGCCGCCGCACCCCGTACCTGCAGTGGGGATACGGTCTGAGCGCGCTGGGCAAACCGATGATCGCTTTGGCGACCGTATGGCCGATGGTGCTGCTTGCACGGGTCACGGACCGTTTGGGAAAGGGCATCCGGACGCCAGCGCGCGATGCCCTGCTTGCCGACACGGTGGACGCTTCGCGACGGGGGGAGGCCTTCGGCATTCACCGGGCGATGGACACCGCCGGTGCCCTCGTCGGGGTCCTGCTGGCGCTGGCCCTGCTGTACTGGATGCCCGACGGCTACCGGACGCTCTTCCTCTTGGCGGCGATCCCGGGAGCCATCTCGGTGGTGCTGACCCTTCGGCTCACCGAGGCAACGCCGGTCGAAGACCCCGAAACCGGAGAACCGGCACCTCGGCCCGCCCCGATCTCCGTGCGGGACCTTCCACGAGGTTATTGGCGGGCCCTGGCACTGGCCATCGTGTTCGCACTGGGCAACAGCAGCGACACTTTCCTGCTGCTTCGCGCGCAAAATCTTGGCTACTCGGCCGCCGCCGCGATCGGCGCGTACGCCCTCTACAACGTCACGTACGCGTTGTTGAGTCGGCCGATGGGGCTGCTGAGCGATCGATTGGGGCGCTGGAGGGTTCTCGGCGCCGGTTGGCTGGTCTACGCCGGCGTCTACGTCGGGTTCGCCACGCTGGGCGCCCATGCGGTGTGGCCGTTGTTCGCGGTGTACGGCATCTACATGGGCTTTACCGACGGGGTCGGGAAAGCGCTTGTGGCGGATCACGCGCCCGCGGGATCGAGGGGTACGGCGCTTGGTTTCTTCTACTTTGCGAGCGGCTTCGCGACGCTCGCGTCAAGCTTGATTGCGGGTCTGTTGTGGGATCGGATCGGGGCGGCCGCTCCGTTCTGGTTCGGCGCCGCGTGCGCGGTCGTGGCCGCCGCCCTGATCCCAGTGACCCGTCCGCGGGCGATGGTATAA
- a CDS encoding glycosyltransferase family 9 protein: protein MRRFTDDAWQNGWRVAVLANDAIGNFVVATPLLQRIRETKPASLHYFGGVRTRELEDASDLPDRTFPLHGSSLQSAYESVRDDLPFDVVVNLEQTPHSAAFASLIGEGARIVGPCLAPDGRGELPFEAGSRGDLWRDTQWVAENLPARFPMLQTGFIGEIFCRLAYFDGPIPPYRVPSASPTRPVPDVLVACSASLPEKLWPEARWLEALAQLKQRGVSIGVLGAPKASQGRYWKGGTVEDVVIDRGLASDLRGAFTLPQVVGALGKARAVLTLDNGILHLAAATATPTIGLFREGIHRLWCPPAPNVRALVPESGDAVASIEPSRVVGAVNDAL, encoded by the coding sequence GTGCGCCGGTTCACGGACGATGCCTGGCAGAACGGTTGGCGGGTCGCCGTGCTCGCCAACGACGCGATCGGCAACTTCGTGGTGGCCACCCCCCTCCTCCAACGCATTCGCGAAACGAAGCCTGCGTCGCTCCACTACTTCGGCGGGGTCCGCACCCGCGAACTCGAGGACGCAAGCGATCTGCCCGATCGCACCTTTCCCCTTCACGGCTCCTCCCTCCAAAGCGCCTACGAAAGCGTGCGGGACGACCTCCCTTTCGACGTGGTGGTCAACCTCGAACAAACACCCCACTCCGCGGCGTTTGCCTCGCTCATCGGCGAGGGTGCCCGGATCGTCGGCCCTTGCCTTGCGCCGGACGGCCGCGGCGAGCTCCCGTTCGAAGCCGGATCCCGCGGCGACCTTTGGCGAGACACCCAGTGGGTCGCCGAAAACCTCCCCGCGCGCTTCCCCATGCTGCAAACCGGCTTCATCGGCGAGATCTTCTGCCGATTGGCGTACTTCGACGGCCCCATACCGCCTTACCGTGTTCCCTCCGCCTCCCCAACCCGCCCCGTGCCCGACGTGCTCGTTGCCTGCTCGGCGAGTCTGCCCGAGAAGCTCTGGCCCGAGGCTCGATGGCTGGAGGCGCTTGCCCAACTGAAGCAGCGGGGAGTGAGCATCGGCGTCCTTGGTGCGCCGAAGGCCTCTCAGGGGCGATACTGGAAGGGTGGCACCGTGGAGGACGTGGTGATCGATCGCGGTCTGGCAAGCGACTTGAGGGGAGCATTCACCCTTCCGCAAGTCGTCGGCGCCCTCGGGAAGGCCCGCGCGGTGCTGACGCTCGACAACGGAATCCTGCACCTCGCCGCGGCCACGGCGACTCCGACCATCGGGCTGTTCCGCGAGGGAATCCACCGACTCTGGTGTCCCCCGGCGCCCAACGTTCGCGCGCTCGTTCCGGAGAGCGGAGACGCAGTCGCGTCCATCGAACCGTCTCGAGTCGTGGGGGCAGTGAATGACGCGCTTTAG
- a CDS encoding N-acetylmuramic acid 6-phosphate etherase — translation MSTESRNPRSFGLDKMSAPEIVRLMNEEEYSVLNALQRAEAQLAEAAEKVAEAFMNGNRTIYVGAGTSGRIAAMDAAEMPPTFGIEPDRFIALIAGGSSAGGVAIEDAEDDEHAAIVALNALNVDRGDVVIGLAASGRTPYVLSAVRHANQKGIWTCGIVNNSDTPLAQTADLGILLRTGPEVLTGSTRLKAGTAQKLALNRISTAAMVLAGKVVENLMVDVKAKNAKLKERCVRIVRDLTTCTIDEAWALLEQNEWSIRAVLEHLKQAAPTSHAFES, via the coding sequence ATGAGCACAGAGTCTCGCAACCCCCGTTCCTTCGGCCTCGACAAGATGAGCGCCCCTGAGATCGTCCGCCTGATGAACGAGGAGGAGTATTCGGTGCTCAACGCGCTTCAGCGTGCCGAGGCCCAGCTTGCAGAGGCGGCCGAGAAGGTCGCCGAGGCGTTTATGAACGGCAACCGCACGATCTATGTGGGAGCCGGAACGAGCGGACGGATCGCTGCGATGGATGCGGCCGAGATGCCCCCCACCTTCGGCATCGAGCCCGACCGGTTCATCGCGTTGATCGCGGGCGGATCTAGCGCGGGCGGCGTCGCGATCGAGGATGCGGAGGACGACGAGCACGCCGCGATCGTCGCCCTGAACGCCTTGAACGTGGACCGGGGAGACGTGGTGATCGGACTGGCAGCCAGCGGTCGGACTCCCTACGTGCTTTCGGCCGTGCGCCACGCCAACCAGAAGGGAATCTGGACCTGCGGCATCGTAAACAACTCCGACACGCCGCTTGCTCAGACCGCAGACCTCGGCATCTTGTTGCGCACCGGTCCCGAAGTGCTCACCGGCTCGACGCGGCTCAAGGCGGGAACCGCGCAGAAACTCGCGCTGAACCGGATCAGCACCGCGGCGATGGTGCTCGCCGGGAAGGTGGTCGAGAACCTGATGGTCGATGTGAAGGCCAAGAACGCCAAGCTCAAGGAGCGGTGCGTCCGCATCGTGCGCGATCTGACGACCTGCACGATCGACGAGGCGTGGGCGCTGTTGGAGCAGAACGAGTGGAGCATCCGCGCAGTGCTCGAGCACCTCAAGCAGGCCGCCCCCACCTCGCACGCCTTCGAGAGCTAG
- the rpoZ gene encoding DNA-directed RNA polymerase subunit omega, with protein sequence MLPSADILNEFEFGKFVLSNLAAKRAKQLREGAPPLVQIDSNHPLTIALAEIAAGRIKPAVPAAAELIDDGVEVAVLSEDSVPAELGLLLPSLDEVELVPDADEEDADDESDDEVEDRPVSLSDLADDDDDTEEETVAADGDDETLSLSDIAEQESGDDDENESDD encoded by the coding sequence ATGCTGCCTTCCGCCGATATTCTCAACGAGTTCGAATTCGGGAAGTTCGTGCTTTCCAACCTGGCCGCCAAGCGTGCGAAGCAACTTCGCGAAGGCGCGCCGCCACTGGTGCAGATCGATTCCAACCACCCCCTGACGATCGCGCTCGCCGAAATCGCCGCGGGGCGGATCAAGCCCGCGGTTCCCGCCGCGGCCGAGTTGATCGACGACGGCGTGGAAGTCGCCGTGCTCTCCGAGGACAGCGTGCCCGCCGAACTGGGTCTGCTGCTTCCGTCGCTCGACGAGGTCGAGCTGGTGCCCGACGCCGACGAGGAGGATGCCGACGACGAATCGGACGACGAGGTCGAAGATCGCCCCGTCAGCCTGAGCGACCTCGCCGACGACGACGACGACACGGAAGAGGAGACGGTGGCCGCGGACGGAGACGACGAGACGCTCTCGCTTTCGGACATCGCCGAGCAGGAGTCCGGCGACGACGACGAGAACGAATCGGACGACTAG
- a CDS encoding J domain-containing protein, translating into MATRDPYEVLGVARDASGDEIKSAYRRLARAFHPDVNPNDPSAEEKFKEIGEAYGVLSDPQRRARFDQFGTTEEEQGVQFQGGVGDLFEMFFGGFGDAARARGGGRDGDDLRVDVVLTLKEVLTGVEKSVEVRRLAQCGSCRGTGVEGGGTPERCPTCAGQGSVTQTRNTFLGTVRTATTCPTCRGSGTRITNPCRECRGEGVRPEEARVAARIPPGVTDGATMHLPGQGNEGTGAGRPGDLYVVLHVQDDARFEREGVHLFTALEVTFVQATLGHRVTIEGLDDSYELEVPAGTQPGTRIPIRGAGLPPLHGGSRGEIVVEIEVEVPKKVSDAELKLLREFAELRGEDPASGDSGGLLGSLFRRKK; encoded by the coding sequence ATGGCGACCCGGGATCCCTATGAGGTGCTTGGGGTAGCCCGAGACGCCTCGGGCGACGAGATCAAGTCCGCGTACCGCCGTTTGGCCCGCGCGTTCCACCCCGACGTCAACCCCAACGACCCCTCCGCCGAGGAGAAGTTCAAGGAGATCGGCGAGGCGTATGGCGTGCTGTCCGATCCGCAGCGGAGAGCCCGCTTCGACCAGTTCGGAACGACCGAAGAGGAGCAGGGAGTCCAGTTCCAGGGCGGCGTCGGGGATCTCTTCGAGATGTTCTTCGGCGGCTTTGGAGACGCGGCGCGGGCCCGCGGCGGCGGCCGGGACGGCGACGATCTCCGCGTCGATGTGGTGCTCACGCTGAAAGAGGTCCTCACCGGGGTCGAGAAGTCGGTCGAAGTGCGGCGGCTGGCCCAATGCGGGTCTTGCCGGGGGACCGGGGTCGAGGGGGGCGGGACACCCGAGCGATGTCCGACCTGCGCGGGGCAAGGGTCCGTCACGCAAACGCGCAACACGTTCCTCGGCACCGTGCGGACCGCCACGACGTGCCCCACCTGTCGCGGCTCGGGGACGCGGATCACCAACCCGTGCAGGGAGTGTCGCGGCGAAGGCGTCCGACCCGAGGAGGCGCGGGTGGCAGCGCGCATCCCGCCGGGCGTGACGGACGGTGCGACGATGCATCTCCCGGGTCAGGGCAACGAGGGGACGGGCGCCGGGCGGCCCGGCGATCTCTACGTGGTGCTCCACGTCCAAGACGACGCCCGCTTCGAGCGCGAAGGGGTCCACCTGTTCACGGCCTTGGAAGTCACCTTTGTGCAAGCCACGCTGGGGCACCGGGTGACGATCGAAGGGCTCGACGACTCGTACGAGTTGGAAGTTCCCGCCGGGACGCAGCCGGGGACCCGCATACCGATTCGGGGCGCCGGACTGCCGCCGCTGCATGGAGGGAGCCGCGGCGAAATCGTCGTGGAGATCGAGGTCGAAGTCCCGAAGAAGGTCTCCGACGCCGAGCTCAAGTTATTGCGCGAGTTTGCGGAACTGCGTGGAGAAGACCCCGCATCTGGCGATTCCGGCGGGCTGCTCGGCTCGTTGTTCCGGCGGAAAAAGTGA
- a CDS encoding PLP-dependent aspartate aminotransferase family protein — protein sequence MKEPPPRRQSTLLQHFAEEEIPFGAVTPPLFQNSLFTFETVDAFVDAWANHPGGPPYHYSRLGNPTLDIVERKIAALEGTDGAKVFSGGIGAITLGMLSLVQTGAHMVVVDTCYGVIPTFTEYLERFGVSVTYVDGRSTEAILDAVRPDTALIYLESPGSIIFELQDIEAVCRFAKERGIKTLIDNTYSTPIFQSPAAMGIDIVVHSATKYLGGHSDITAGVLCGSAEFVEGLIRREMTIFGAALAPFPAWLLLRGLRTLKVRVQAHERSGNEVAKWLQGRPEVARVFHTSLPDNPQRDLFLKQMRGSTGLLSFEPKNQDPEAVKRFVDALEMFKIGVSWGGFESLVVPLNHQPKHWPEARHLVRLHCGLEDVEDLIEDLERAFEASVER from the coding sequence GTGAAGGAACCACCCCCTCGGCGTCAATCGACGTTGTTGCAGCATTTCGCCGAGGAGGAGATCCCCTTCGGCGCGGTCACGCCGCCGCTGTTCCAGAACTCCCTGTTCACGTTCGAGACCGTCGATGCGTTCGTGGACGCGTGGGCGAACCACCCGGGAGGGCCTCCCTACCACTACAGCCGGCTGGGCAATCCCACCCTCGACATCGTCGAGCGCAAGATCGCCGCGCTGGAGGGCACCGACGGGGCCAAGGTCTTCTCCGGGGGCATCGGAGCGATCACCCTCGGCATGCTCAGCCTGGTCCAAACGGGCGCGCACATGGTGGTGGTGGACACGTGCTACGGGGTCATTCCCACGTTCACGGAGTACCTCGAGCGGTTCGGCGTTTCGGTCACGTACGTGGACGGGCGAAGCACCGAGGCGATTCTCGACGCCGTGCGGCCCGACACGGCGCTGATCTACCTCGAGTCGCCGGGAAGCATCATCTTCGAGCTGCAGGACATCGAAGCCGTGTGTCGGTTCGCCAAGGAGAGGGGGATCAAGACCCTCATCGACAACACCTACTCGACCCCCATCTTCCAAAGCCCGGCGGCGATGGGAATCGACATCGTCGTGCACTCCGCGACCAAGTACCTGGGCGGCCACAGCGACATCACAGCGGGCGTGCTGTGCGGATCCGCCGAATTTGTCGAGGGGCTGATCCGGCGGGAAATGACGATCTTCGGAGCCGCGCTCGCCCCCTTCCCCGCTTGGCTCCTGCTGCGCGGGCTCCGCACCCTGAAGGTGAGGGTCCAGGCGCACGAGCGCAGCGGCAACGAGGTTGCGAAGTGGCTTCAAGGTCGTCCTGAAGTCGCCCGTGTGTTCCACACCTCGCTTCCCGACAACCCGCAGCGCGACCTGTTCCTCAAGCAGATGCGGGGCTCGACCGGCCTGCTCTCGTTCGAACCGAAGAACCAGGATCCCGAGGCCGTCAAGCGGTTCGTCGACGCCCTGGAGATGTTCAAGATCGGCGTGAGCTGGGGCGGATTCGAGAGCCTGGTGGTCCCCCTGAACCATCAGCCCAAACACTGGCCCGAGGCCCGGCACCTCGTCCGCCTCCACTGCGGCCTCGAAGACGTGGAGGACCTCATCGAGGATTTGGAGCGGGCCTTCGAAGCGAGCGTTGAGCGTTGA
- the prmA gene encoding 50S ribosomal protein L11 methyltransferase: MRWIRVRALFDSTPPDWSSIAFVFAQSGCDGTEVLDRPPSMVGYVPVVPGWETRVSNLAVSLKSAGTSEIRIATVEEEDWAESWKAHFPPMRIGRHWVVRPSWETEVLEPGDRELVLDPGQAFGTGDHPTTRMCLRLLEGLPLEGRTVLDVGCGSGILSIAAAKAGAASVLGVDIEPGAVEVARRNAAVNGVTLELREQDALGEAEDGVRWDVILSNIISATLIRMAPLVGSRLSPGGVWIVSGIIRSNWADVHETALRSGMRLEERVEEGEWVGAQFRGSGTGVG, from the coding sequence ATGCGCTGGATCCGCGTTCGCGCGCTCTTCGACAGCACGCCTCCCGACTGGTCTTCGATCGCCTTCGTGTTCGCCCAAAGCGGCTGCGACGGGACCGAGGTTCTCGATCGGCCGCCCTCGATGGTCGGCTACGTGCCGGTCGTGCCGGGCTGGGAAACCAGGGTCAGCAACCTGGCAGTTTCGCTCAAGAGTGCGGGAACGTCCGAAATCCGGATCGCGACTGTCGAGGAGGAGGATTGGGCCGAATCGTGGAAGGCACACTTTCCGCCGATGCGCATCGGACGCCATTGGGTGGTGCGCCCATCGTGGGAGACCGAGGTGCTCGAACCCGGCGATCGCGAACTGGTGTTGGACCCCGGTCAGGCGTTTGGAACCGGCGATCACCCGACCACGCGCATGTGCCTGCGCCTGCTGGAAGGCCTCCCGTTGGAGGGTCGCACCGTGCTCGACGTCGGGTGCGGGAGCGGCATTCTCTCGATCGCCGCCGCGAAGGCGGGGGCCGCCTCGGTGCTTGGGGTGGATATTGAACCGGGCGCGGTGGAGGTCGCCCGGCGAAACGCCGCGGTCAACGGAGTGACTCTCGAGCTCCGCGAGCAGGACGCGCTGGGCGAGGCCGAGGATGGAGTGCGTTGGGACGTGATCCTCAGCAACATCATCAGCGCCACCTTGATCCGCATGGCGCCGCTGGTGGGTTCGCGGTTGTCCCCTGGGGGAGTCTGGATCGTCTCGGGAATCATCCGGTCGAATTGGGCGGATGTGCACGAGACCGCGCTGCGGAGCGGCATGCGGTTGGAGGAGCGCGTCGAGGAGGGCGAGTGGGTCGGCGCCCAGTTCCGCGGCTCTGGGACAGGCGTAGGGTAA
- a CDS encoding PEP-CTERM sorting domain-containing protein, which translates to MRIWTLMLVCSASAVAGAQLTFNLDPRHGTTPGADRWQGNTVPYGGTIENHSGGSLFINSFDFTPTGGDWTDIRIDPSGPLNNLFGTEFGDNEAVNPFFLDGLFVIGLENEPDLTTGLRTGTVTLRGGADVSANEVLASSDLAFDVHDGYGGLVGEVLNPTQSVVPGGTTLPYRWRLTNGSEPIWSWAAITYGPATTNVSLSSFGTWPTSSDFNRILNPGEVWEGDSVQYTADSAALPGQAEFYLRAMGGRNIGDTDFMTRDAHTVVVTPVPEPATFAALILGVGSLAAKRRKRV; encoded by the coding sequence ATGCGAATCTGGACCCTAATGCTCGTCTGTTCGGCCTCGGCCGTGGCGGGTGCCCAACTGACCTTCAACCTCGATCCCCGACACGGGACCACTCCTGGCGCGGACCGGTGGCAGGGCAACACGGTGCCCTACGGTGGCACCATCGAGAACCACTCCGGTGGTTCGCTCTTCATCAACTCGTTCGACTTTACGCCCACGGGAGGCGACTGGACCGACATCCGCATCGATCCCTCAGGGCCGCTCAACAACCTCTTCGGAACCGAGTTTGGCGACAACGAGGCCGTGAACCCCTTCTTCTTAGATGGCTTGTTCGTGATCGGGCTCGAGAATGAACCCGATCTGACCACGGGCCTGCGCACGGGAACCGTCACTCTCCGTGGAGGAGCCGACGTCAGCGCCAACGAGGTTCTGGCTTCGAGCGACCTCGCCTTCGACGTGCACGACGGCTATGGCGGCCTCGTCGGCGAAGTTCTGAATCCCACCCAAAGCGTGGTACCTGGCGGCACGACGCTCCCCTACCGCTGGAGGCTCACCAACGGCAGTGAACCGATCTGGTCTTGGGCGGCCATCACCTATGGCCCTGCGACCACCAACGTGTCGCTCTCCTCCTTCGGGACCTGGCCGACCTCTTCCGACTTCAACCGTATCCTTAATCCCGGCGAAGTGTGGGAAGGGGACTCGGTTCAGTACACGGCGGACTCGGCGGCGCTGCCCGGCCAAGCCGAGTTCTACCTGCGCGCGATGGGCGGCCGGAACATCGGCGACACAGACTTCATGACCCGGGATGCCCACACCGTGGTCGTGACCCCGGTCCCCGAGCCTGCGACATTCGCGGCCCTGATTCTGGGCGTGGGGAGCCTCGCAGCCAAGAGGCGGAAACGGGTCTGA